The Chamaesiphon minutus PCC 6605 DNA window GCGATTGACGAGTCTATCCCCAATCGCAATTTGCCGCCAACTGGAAGCAAGCGGCGGCGGGGATGGGCGAGGAATGAGCAACAAGCCATTGTGCTGAGTACTAGCATCGTTGAATTTGTTACAATAAAATTGGTCGTTGACCCGCACGGCGTATGGAACATATAGGCTAATCCGAAGTAGCAGTAATATGCTTGCCGCAGAAACATCGCAGCGTGGAAGCCAGTTGGTCACTGATGCAAACTAATTGGACGTGTAAGAAATTACCTGCCTTGGGACACAGGGCGGCTGCATGGTGGATGCTGAAGACTTGAAAGTAGGCAAGCCAAAGAGTAAGTGGGTGGGAACATTCCAAAACCTCTGGAGGGTGAGTAAGGCCAAAATATAACTTGTTGTGTGGCGGCATCAGCCAATGAAACATGAAGTCTAGGGTTTTGAAGCCCACGCTCTACCGTACTCGGTGAGCGTTGGGTAGACGCAACTCTAAGATATGTCACGAGTAAGGATTAGATTGAAAAATCCCCTCTTGGGAGGGATGCCCGTAGGGCAGGGTGGGTAGATCTGGGGCAGTAACTCAAGAACGATCGAATTTTCTATGTAACGGTACCAGTCTGATGAATCCATCAGGCTGGTATTTTAGTAAAGATATGGTAGCGAATGTAATTTATTCAGATGGAGCGGTGAAACCATGATAGATTTTGCATTGGAAGCATTAATCGATCGAGCCATCCAAGATCGAATTACCCATCTCGATCTATATCAACAAAGATTAACTCAACTACCCGCTCGGATCGTCGATATTCATTCACTTGTAAGTCTGCGAGTATCTGATAATGAGTTGATAACTTTGCCAGAAAATATCGGCAACCTTTCAAGTTTGCGCGAATTAAGGCTATATAAAAATCAACTATCAGCCTTACCAGGTAGTATTTCTCATCTTACCAATCTAGTTTCTCTAAGTTTAAGCTTCAATAAATTCAAAATATTTCCAGATATCATTGCAAGCTTAATTAATTTGAAGGAGCTAAAACTGAATGGAAACCAGATCGATATCTTGCCAGAAAGTTTATTGCAGTTGAAAAAATTAGTCTCTATAGATCTCAGTAGCAATCCAATTTTCGATTTATCGATACTTCAATCTTTGCCTAACTTAAACCATGTTAAATTCTTGGGTGTAAATTTGCCTTGTGAATACTGGGTAGATCTCAGTAAATCTACTTTTATTATCCGATCTAATAACGACGGCTCAACTTCCGAAATTGAATTACCAAATGCTAATAAATTAAGTCTTAATCTGAGAAAGCAAAATCTGATTATATTGTCAAATGAGATTGGAGTCTATAAGTGGTGCCAGCATCTAAAATTATCTCACAATTACTTAAACTCTCTTCCGGACAACATAGATGAATTGTCTAACTTATCTCATTTGAAATTATTAAATAATCAGCTAACTTCTCTCCCAGAGAGTGTTGGTGATTTAGAGAAACTGATCTCTCTAGACCTACGAAGAAATAAATTAACTGAGCTTCCAGATAGCATTGGAAATTTAAAGAACTTAAAATATCTATACTTGGACGACAATTTGCTAGAAAAGTTGCCAGCTACGATCGGCAATCTTAAACAGTTAGAATATTTACACCTGTCTGCCAATAAATTAACATCACTACCAGAAGAGTTGGGTGAATGCAAAAAACTATCGTACTTAGATGTTAGGTTTAACCAAATAGTTAAACTCGAATCTTCAATTGGTAAATTATCCAACTTAATTGAGTTAGATGCTTTCCGAAATAAAATTGCATCTTTGCCAGATGAAATAGGAGGTCTCTGTAACCTACAACATCTTCAGCTAGATGAGAATCACATAAAAAAGTTGCCAGAAACATTGAAAATGCTAAGTAAGCTGACATCAATTAGCCTAATAGATAATCCTGTATCGGATATATCAATATTGCAAGACTTGCCAAGACTGAATAAAGTAAATTGGCTCAATACAGTCCGTTTTCCCCATCAATATTGGACTAAATTAAGTGAGTCAAGATCTGAAGGTTTTATCGGCGAGTGTAATGAAGAGATTCGACGCAGATTGATAAAAAAAGAAGGTTATGGAGGATACGGTATAATTTGTAAGTGCCTTCAGTCACAAATGTTGGATGTTCACAGAAAATATACTTTGCTGAAAATTGATAGTTCAGAGCGACTTCTCGATCGACATACTCAAACAACAGTACCCGAACAACTGGTTTTACTAAAAATGCATTGTTCTTCAAATCATAACAACATTCATATCATACAAGTACCTTCAGAAGTGACTAGCATAGAAGTAGCAATTGCATGGGTAAATAATGAAAATCATTTTTGCAAATTTATAAGCCAAATATAAATTTGAGAGACATATTAGACCTCCTGCATGAATCAATTTTTGGCACGAGTTTCTAATAGTTTGAACCTCCTAATTTGCTATTCATGCAAGAGGTCTATTGTTTGCTATGATTAACATCGTGGCAGTATAGCTCAGTTGGTGAGAGCGTCCCCGCGATAAGGGGAAGGACAGCAGTTCGAGTCTGCCTACTGTCATAGCCCAAGGAACTTGACCTTTTAGTCTTCAGCAAACATCTCAGCCAAAGTATTTAAGACCGCTTTTTGTTCGTCGATCGCAATCGATCCTAGTTTTTTAATCAACCTCGTTTTATCGACGGTGCGAATTTGGTCTAGAACGATATAGCCGTCCTTACCTTCAAAGTTAACGGGAATGCGAGTCGGATAGAGTTTTCCCTTCGTAGTCATCGGAACGACGATCGCTGTTGCCAAATGTAAGTTCATCTCATTGGGAGAGATTATCAGACACGGACGAGTTTTTTGGATCTCGCTCCCAATTGTCGGATCTAGCACCACTAGAAAAACATCAAATCTCGCGATTACCACTCCCATTCTTCCTCGTCCCATGTAGTGGCAATAATATCATCTAGCAAAATATCCTCATCTTCATTGCTAGACACCCGTGCAAATGCTTCCGCCCACCCAGTCCGAGCGCGAGATGCTGCTGTAATAACGATCTGATTATCTCTGACCTCAATTTCGACGTTTTCCGAGATACCGCTTTGCTCTAGCAATAGCTTCGGAATTCTAATCCCTTGAGAATTGCCAACTTTAATTATTCGCCCTTTGACAGATGTAGCCATAGATTTGGGTGATAAAGTAATTACATTATACTCACATGTTGGCAATGAAAGTCGAAGACTGTCGATCGATTCGCATTCCGATCGACAGGCGATTGCCTTTTAAATGATGAGACGATCGAATTTTTATGTAAAGATCCCAGCCCGACCTACTTGAGACTGGTATCTTAGTAAGAGGGCAAATTGAGATCGCCGTAGAATTTTTTAGATTTTAAGAGGTTGGTTGAGTGATGGCAACAGGTGCATTGCTATGGCAGCGATATCAAGATTGGTTGTATTATCACCCAGGGTTAGGCTTGTATCTAGACATTAGCCGGATGCGGTTCGATGATGTGTTGGTTTCCCAACTGCAACCCAAATTTGTGAAAGCATTTGCCGATATGGCAGCTTTGGAAGCAGGGGCAATTGCCAATCCTGACGAACACCGGATGGTCGGACATTATTGGTTGCGGAACCCAGAACTGGCACCTACTCCAGAAATTGCGACCGAAATTAAGACCACGATCGACTCGATCGCGAGTTTCGCCCTGAAAGTTCATGATGGTACCATTCATCCCCCTCAAGGTGGTAAATTTACCGATCTGATTACCGTGGGGATTGGTGGCTCGGCATTGGGGCCACAATTTGTATCTGAAGCTCTTTCGCCAGATCGTCCCCCATTAAATATTCACTTTATCGACAATAGCGATCCGACCGGAATCGATCGGGTGCTCAGTCGGATTCAAGACAGGCTGAATACGACCCTAGTGATGGTCATATCCAAGTCTGGAGGCACTCCCGAACCGCGCAACGGCATGTTAGAGGTACAAGCTGCTTATCGCGCCCAGAATCTCAATTTCCCAGCCTATGCGGTGGCTATTACAGGCACGGGTAGCCAACTCGATCGCGTCGCCCAATCCGCAGGTTGGATTGCCAGATTTCCGATGCCAGACTGGGTAGGCGGACGCACTTCGGAATTGTCTTCCGTCGGTTTACTACCAGCCGCACTTCAGGGCATCGACATCCATAGCATGTTAGCTGGAGCTAGGGAAATGGACATCGCCACCCGCGTCCCAGACATCAAAACCAATCCCGCTGCCCTGCTCGCGTTGGCTTGGTATGCGTCGGGGAATGGCAAAGGCGAAAAAGATATGGTTGTCTTGCCTTACAAAGATAGTTTGTTGTTATTTAGCCGCTATCTCCAGCAATTGGTGATGGAGTCTTTGGGCAAAGAAACCGATCTCGATGGCAATAAAGTCTATCAAGGTATCGCCGTCTACGGGAATAAAGGTTCCACCGATCAACACGCCTACGTCCAACAATTGCGCGAAGGTATTCCCAACTTTTTCCTGACATTTATCGAAGTATTGCACGATCGCGAGGGCATCTCTCCTGAAATCGATCCTGGCGTTACTAGTGGCGACTATCTATCGGGTTTCCTCCAAGGTACGCGCCAAGCCTTATATGACAATCACCGCGACTCTTTGACTGTGACGATTCCTAGTGTTACCGCCCAAACTGTCGGTGCGCTAATTGCTCTCTACGAGCGGGCTGTAGGCTTATATGCCTCGATCGTCAATATCAATGCCTACCACCAGCCAGGTGTCGAAGCAGGTAAAAAAGCCGCTGCTGTGATTCTCAAACTGCAAACCGATGTGGTGAAAGCACTGCAAGGCATGACGATTTCTGCACCAGTGACGATCGCCGAATTAGCTGCGACGATTGGCGAACCAGAGCAAGTAGAATCAATTTACAAGATTCTCCGCCATCTTCAGGCAAACGATCGCGGTGTCGTCTTGACAGGCAATCTCTCGCAACCAGGAAGTTTGCGCGTTGCTTGGGCGAATAAATAATTAAATAATCGGTAAGATTTTTGCCGATCATCTGTTCGGCAAAAATCGAGGGTAGGGGTAATTCATGAATTACCTCTACCCTAATTTGGTGAATGATTAGAGAGTATCTGGATCGATGCCTAATTCTCGCAGTTTGGCATCCCGTTTATGTTTCTCGATCTCCAATTGCTGCTTATCAGCCTCTAATTGTTGTTTATCGGTAAGCAAGAGATCGCGCTCGGTAGCGACATTATCGAAAGTTTCAAAGACTCGTCCGTCAGGATGCGTAATCTGTAGCTCGTCCCCAATTAACCGAAAACTAATCCCCAATCGCGGACTAGTCCAGCCGTCCATCAACTCAATGCGATCGAGAAAAAAGTCATCACTGCGCTGATAGCCTTTGAGAATCGATCGATCCGGATCGTAGATATAATATTCTTCCACGCCACAACGCGCGTACATTTGCAACTTCCGCTCCATTTCACCCTCAGTATTGCCTGGAGAGAGAATCTCAAATACCACCTGCGGCGCAAGATCGTCTTCTAGCCATTGCTTGTACGAACCTCTGTCATCTTTGGATCTGCCAAAGACTACCATCACATCAGGAGCCACGCGGTATTTGGGATTACCTTCGACGGGATACCACAATAAATCTCCCGCCACAAATACCCGTTCGTCATCGCGAAATAACCAATCTAGGTTGGTTTTGATGACAGTAATCCACTGAAATTGTTTGGTATTATCTGCCATCGGTTGCCCATCGCTGTCTGGGTAGACAATCTCATTAGTAGCTAGCATCTGAAGTTATGCTCTTTCTAATTATATTTATCTCAATTAAAATATTATAACCTCAAATCTTTGCAAACCAATTAGTATCTACTTCTATAGATTCAACCATTTCAATTTTAACACCAAGTCCCAATTCTTTTAATCGTTGAACTAACTGCTCTCCATCAATTAGATCGATTGGTGGGGCGCCGTCTCTGGTTGCTTCTTTGATGGCATCTCTAGTGAAAGTCCCCGTTGTAATAAATAGACCTTTATCAGTGCGACCCTGCATAGCCCCACGAAAATCTCTAATTTGACTAGAAGAGACAGAGCCTTGATAACGCTTGCATTGAAATAAAATGTGAAAACTCAGAAAACCGTTGATTCGAGCAATGCCTACGCCATCAATTCCACCATCTCCAGACTTCCCTGTAACCTGTACTTGGACAAAACCTGATTCTCTGAGCAACCGTTGTGCCAAACGCTCAAATGCGCTAGGATCGAGTGATAATAGTAACTTGTGAAGTTGTTGGTGCCATGATATTTCGGCTAAAGTTTCAATAGACTCCATCGGAGTATCTAAAGTATCTGCTTGTATAACTTTAGATTTGCCAGAGTCTCGAACGACTCTAACAATCTCTTTTCGGTCTATCTTTTTAACATCTATTGACGTTGATACTAAAGACCACACTCCACGACCTGAATTTTCAATAAGTCCATACTTTTTCAGATACGTTCGACTCCAGGCAAGTCGGTACTCAACCTTACTCTGTGATGTGCTTCCATGCAAAATCTCTAATACTTCATCAGATAAATTTAGAATTTGAACAACTTGTTCATAGATTTCTTCCGTTGTGCCAGATCCACCCAATACTTGTAATGCTTGAATTGTCGGTACAAACATTGAATCAAATGTAGGAAACACAGAAGTAGAGTTTTTCATAGATGACGAGTTAAGATTTTGCGATTGGTAGAATCGCTCGTTTCAGCATCATGCCATATTGAGAGCCTATAGGTAAGCGAATTTAAGTTGGCAGCGATCTCTTGAGTTGAAAAAGGCTGCTCGACCGCAAACCAGTCTCAGAAACTAATCCAGATCGAGCTAGGGTCGAAACCCCGATCGCCTAGAATTAGCAAGCCTTCTAGGCGTCATACAGAGCTACACGAACCCCCCTAAATGTGATAAAATTGAACTAGCGAATTAGTACAATTATCAAGCTGGACGGAGCATTCCATGACTACTTCCCAAGAGCGAATCGTCCCTACAGATCTACGAATTGAGATGTCTCGCTCTTACCTGGAATACGCCATGAGCGTAATCGTAGGTCGAGCACTTCCCGATGCCAGAGACGGTCTCAAGCCAGTCCACCGCCGTATCCTGTATGCGATGCACGAATTGGGTTTGACAGCCGATCGCCCATTTAGAAAGTGCGCGCGGGTAGTCGGGGAAGTTTTAGGTAAATACCATCCCCACGGTGATACCGCAGTGTATGATGCCCTAGTGCGGATGGCTCAAGATTTTTCGATGCGCAATCCGTTAATTAACGGACACGGTAACTTCGGTTCGGTCGATAACGACCCGCCAGCGGCGATGCGGTATACCGAGTGTCGCTTGCAAGCTTTGACGATGGATGCCGTACTGCGGGACATTGAGGCGGAAACTGTTGACTTTGCCGATAACTTCGACGGTTCGCAACAGGAGCCAACCGTATTACCCGCAAGGATTCCGCAGTTATTACTCAACGGCTCGTCAGGGATTGCCGTTGGGATGGCGACGAATATTCCGCCGCATAATTTAGGCGAATTGATCGATGGAGTAGTGGCATTAATCGAAAATCCGGAGATTACGGATATGGAATTGATGCAATACATTCCTGGTCCGGATTTCCCTACTGGAGCGCAGATTTTAGGCACGACGCCGATTAAAGAAGCTTACGCGACTGGACGCGGCTCGATCGTCATGCGTGGGGTTGCCAATATTGAAACATTAGAATATAAAGGCCGACCCGATCGCGAAGCAATTATTATTACCGAATTACCCTTCCAGACGAATAAGGCAGCCTTAATCGAACGGATCGCCGAAATGGTCAACGACCATAAGTTAGAAGGGATCTCGGATATTCGGGATGAAAGCGATCGCGATGGGATGCGGATCGTGATCGAACTCAAGCGGGATGCTTATCCACGCGTAGTGCTCAACAATCTCTACAAGCAAACACCGATCCAAACCAACTTCGGTTGCAACATGTTGGCGTTGGTAAATGGCGAGCCTCAACTCCTGAGCCTCAAAAAATTCCTGACAGTTTTCCTCGACTTCCGCATCGAATCGATTACCCGTCGGACTCGCTACGAATTACGCAAAGCGGAAGAACGCGATCACCTGCTTGAAGGTTTATTAATCGCACTGGCTAACTTAGATGCGGTAATTCGCCTGATTCGCGGTGCTGCGGACTCAGCAACTGCCAAACAGGAGATGATCGAGCGGTTCCAACTATCGGAATTACAATCCGATGCGATCCTGCAAATGCAACTGCGGCGACTCACTGCTCTAGAAGCCGATAAAATTCATTTAGAGCACAACGAGCTAACGCTCAAAATTACTGACTTGCGCGATATTCTCGCCCGTCGGGAACGAATTTTGGCCATCATCCAAACCGAAATCGCCGAAATTAAAGCGACATTTGCTACTCCCCGCCGGACGCTGATCGAACATGGCGAAGGCGATCTTGAAGATACCGACTTAATTGCCAATGAAAAGTCGCTAATTCTGGTCACAGAGCAAGGTTATATCAAACGGATGCCTGTCAGCACCTTTGAAACCCAAAGTCGCGCTACACGCGGTAAAAAGGGCACAGGGATGAAAGAAGAAGATGCGATCGAGCATTTCCTGACCTGTTGCGACCACGATACGATCTTGCTATTTAGCGATCGCGGCGTAGTTTATACAGTCAAAGCCTACCAAATCCCCGTCTCATCGCGAACGGCGCGAGGGATTCCGATCGTCCAAATGTTGCCGATTCCCCGCGAGGAAAAGATCACCTCAGTGGTACCTGTGAGCGAATTCCTGGATGATGAATACCTAATCATGCTCACGCAGAAGGGATTCATTAAAAAGACCGCCTTGTCCGCATTTGCCAGTGTTCGTGCCAACGGCTTGATCGCGATTTCGTTAGAAGATGGCGACAGCTTGCGGTGGGTACGTCGCGCTAAAGAAACCGATAGCGCGATTATCGGTACTCGCAACGGGATGACCATCCATTTCCGTACCGATCGCGATCAGCTCCGACCCTTGGGACGAGCCACGCGTGGGGTCAAATCAATGTCGCTCAAGAAGGGTGACGAGTTAATTAGTATGGACATCTTACCCAGCCAAGTCATCGCTCAAATGGTGGCAGCGAGCGAAGATCCGGGTGTCGAGGATATCGACGATACTGTGGCTGAAGATGTCGTAGTTCCCGCAGGTGAAGGACCATGGATCTTGGTCGTGACGACTGGCGGACTCGGCAAACGCGTCCCAGTAACTCAATTCCGCCTCCAAAACCGTGCCGGGATGGGCGTCCTTGCGATCAAGTTCCGCAAAAAAGGCGACAGGTTAGCCGCTCTGCGCGTAGTCAATCCCGATGAAGAGATGATGATCGTCACTAATCGCGGTATTATCATCCGTCAAGCGATCGATGCCATCTCTTCCCAATCTCGGATGGCAACTGGGGTACGGGTACAGAAACTAGACGACGATGATGCCATCATGGCAGTCGCGATCGTGCCAGCCTCTAATGGTGAAGAGGAACTAGATGCCGATGCCGATGCCGATAATGATGTTGTCGAACTAGAGGAAGTTTAGACACTTGTGTAGATCGCGATCTTCAATATAATTGGGTATCAACTCTCGCAAAAATAGACGGTAGGGACAATTGATTAATTGCCCCTACCGTCTATTCTTGCGATCTATTTGTCAGTGGAACACCGATCTCAATTTATGCCTAAATACCCGACCCATCTAAAAATTGGCGAATGACTCGATCGTCCAAATGACAACTTGGAGGTAATTCTACATCTTCTGCTGAGGGAGTTTCGATGCCTTGAACGATCGCGTTGCAAGTTTGTTCGACTTGCATCTTTTGGACTTGCTGTTCTAAACTCTCAATTCGATCGACTAAAGCGCGGATGACTTCAGCCTCAGTATCCGGTAAACTACCGTGTTCCAATGGCCCCACGCGTTCGCCCGCTCGATATAATATTCTGCCTGGAATGCCGACTACCGTACAATCTGAAGGCACATCTCGAAGTACGACCGAACCTGCGCCAATTCTAACGTTACTACCGATTTGCAGGTTACCTAATACTTTAGCACCCGCGCCAACTACTACATTTTCGCCCAGTGTCGGGTGACGTTTGCCGCTTTCTTTCCCCGTACCACCTAACGTCACGCCTTGATAAATGAGAGCGTAATCGCCAATAATTGCCGTCTCACCGATTACTACACCCATGCCATGATCGATAAATACGCCTTTGCCGATCGTCGCGCCGGGGTGAATCTCAATCCCCGTAAAAAATCTGGCTAAATGCGAAATGAAGCGTGGAATAAAGGGCATCCCCACGACATACAGCAAATGGGCAAACCGATGTAAGGATAATGCTTGCAGCCCTGGATAGCAAAAGAGAACTTCTACCCAGTTACGTGCGGCAGGATCGCGATCGAAGATAATTCGGAAATCAGCAATTAGTTGTGAAAACACGGCAAGCGTTCCATTATCGCTATTAGTCTATTAGGTATTTTAGCTGTTATTTGTCCCTTGATGTCAGTGGGGTTTACCGGATCTAGGGGATAGGGGATAGGGGATAGTGAATGCAAGCGTCCTTTTGCTCTGGATTAACTATTACCCATTCTTATCACCCATCCACCCATCCACGCATCTATCCTTTAACAGCGACGGGGGTTGCGGCTAGAGCTTCTACCAAACTGCGAACGACGGCAATCGCGGCGATTTCATCGTTGAGCTTGTTGATGGCGGAACCGACGCCGATTCCGGCAGCACCAGCGGAAATTGCCAACGGTGCGGTTACATTGGATAAACCGGAGGCGCAGAGTACGGGAACCTCGACAGCGCGGGAGATTTCATAAGCTGCCGCTAGAGTAGGTGCTGCTTTTTCGATTAAACCAAGGGTACCTGCATGGCTGGGTGTACTGCCAGTGCCGCCTTCGGTTTGGATAATATCTGCACCTGCTGCTACTAGAGCTTGGGCTAACTCGACTTGTTTATCTAAAGTCAGGATGTGGGGAACGGTCACAGACAAAGTGATATGGGGCAGTAAGGCACGAGTAGCTTTAGTTAAGGCTAAAACTTCATCTGCTTCAAATCTGATGCCTTGGGCATAGAAACTATCGAAGTTACCGATTTCGATGAGATCGGCACCAGCTTCGACAGCAGCGACGAATAATTCCGGCTCGACAGCCGAAACGCAGATCGGGAGATTGGTGAGCTGACGTGCCATCCGCACGAGTTCGGGATCGGCAGCAATATCGATAAATGTTGCACCACCGAGATCTGCCGCTCTGACTACCATGGCAACTCGATCGCGATCGAAGTTATTCAATCCACTGATGACTTTGAGGACTCGATTACTAGCAAAGGCTGTTTGCAGGCTATTCAACATATTCATCACTTGGCGAAGGGACGTGAAAATCTTTATCTGAACCATTTTGACATCGATCGGGTGGAATCGATCGAACGCCGATACTAAAGTCAACAAGATGATGCTCGATACTAGTACTTTAGTATAAATGTAGTTACTATTTGGCGGGAAGCGGGGAGCGGCTTACTCCCCGCCAAAATAGTAACTAGATTAGGCCGTAGACTATTAGACTTTAGAGAGATTATGGCTAACTGATTTAGGTGTCATAATTAAAAGTAAAGACTCGTGCCGATCGATATGTCTTACCCTCAAGCTCCATGGCATCTATATGGTACTGCTCTACAATCTTTTCATACGATCGATGTGGAGAAAGCCAAGCAATTCGTACCGCTCGATTTCGATATCGTTTCTGTGTTACCAGGAAAAACGGTTGGTAGCCTTTATTTGTCTGTTTACGAACCGCATTCTACACTCCAGTATCACGAGTTAATTGTAGTCCCGGCTTTAGTGCGCTATCGTGGCAAAATTGGAGCTTGGATTTCGCATATATATGTCGATCATCCCCAATCTGTTGATGGTGGCAGAAATATTTGGGGACTGCCAAAACAAATGGCTGATTTTACTTGGGACGATCGACATGTGACGGTATCGCATGATAGTCAGATGCTATGTCAAGTCGATCGATCTTCGATCGAAGTACCACTTTCTTTGTGGCAGAAAATCAGAGTTAGCGCAGATGTCTTTGGCGGTTTAGAGCGTGATGTTTTAGCTTTTCAAGGAAACCTTTCAGCACAATTGAAATGGAGTCCATTTCGGCTAGATATTCCAGCAGCAAGTCTTTTGGCACCAATTGACTTAGGCGACCCTTTATTTACAGTTCAATTCGACGAACTGCATCTAAAAGCCAATCAGCCTGCGATCGTCGGTACCGCTCAATCGCTATTGAGTGAAGTAGTTTTGAATTAATAATCTACCATATCCAGCACAAGATCCCCGACTTCTCGTTCGCGTAGTGTCTCGTTGGCGTAGCCTCTCGAAGAGAAGAAAAGAAGTC harbors:
- a CDS encoding DUF561 domain-containing protein, whose amino-acid sequence is MNMLNSLQTAFASNRVLKVISGLNNFDRDRVAMVVRAADLGGATFIDIAADPELVRMARQLTNLPICVSAVEPELFVAAVEAGADLIEIGNFDSFYAQGIRFEADEVLALTKATRALLPHITLSVTVPHILTLDKQVELAQALVAAGADIIQTEGGTGSTPSHAGTLGLIEKAAPTLAAAYEISRAVEVPVLCASGLSNVTAPLAISAGAAGIGVGSAINKLNDEIAAIAVVRSLVEALAATPVAVKG
- a CDS encoding acetoacetate decarboxylase family protein, which encodes MSYPQAPWHLYGTALQSFHTIDVEKAKQFVPLDFDIVSVLPGKTVGSLYLSVYEPHSTLQYHELIVVPALVRYRGKIGAWISHIYVDHPQSVDGGRNIWGLPKQMADFTWDDRHVTVSHDSQMLCQVDRSSIEVPLSLWQKIRVSADVFGGLERDVLAFQGNLSAQLKWSPFRLDIPAASLLAPIDLGDPLFTVQFDELHLKANQPAIVGTAQSLLSEVVLN